The following are encoded together in the Thunnus thynnus chromosome 15, fThuThy2.1, whole genome shotgun sequence genome:
- the LOC137198298 gene encoding cytochrome c oxidase subunit 6B1-like produces the protein MSDVIEEKIKNYRTAPFDARFPNTNQTRNCYQNYLDFHRCNKALSAKDQDTAPCQWYQRVYKSLCPMSWVQKWDDQLEAGTFPGKI, from the exons ATGTCTGACGTGATCGAGGAGAAGATCAAGAACTACAGGACGGCTCCATTTGATGCCCGTTTCCCCAACACCAACCAGACACGCAACTGTTACCAGAACTATCTGG ATTTCCACAGATGTAACAAGGCTCTGTCCGCCAAAGACCAGGACACGGCTCCCTGTCAGTGGTACCAGAGGGTCTACAAGAGCCTCTGCCCCATGAGCTGG GTTCAAAAATGGGATGATCAGCTGGAGGCGGGAACTTTCCCCGGGAAGATCTGA